In Erigeron canadensis isolate Cc75 chromosome 6, C_canadensis_v1, whole genome shotgun sequence, the following are encoded in one genomic region:
- the LOC122603446 gene encoding protease Do-like 1, chloroplastic isoform X1 translates to MAANHSLFSTFYSTSPSSQTLPSSSTKLLSISKTISLHRPQTHHNIICSHQLLVPQRSPVTKFLESCLLFSTSVALSVSIFATNVDPVAAFVVATPRKLQTDELATVRLFQDNTPSVVYITNLASKQDAFTLDVLEVPQGSGSGFVWDRNGHVVTNYHVIRGASDLRVTLADQTTYEAKVVGFDQDKDVAVLHIDAPQEKLRPIPIGVSADLLVGQKVFAIGNPVSVFGLDHTLTTGVISGLRREISSAATGRPIQDVIQTDAAINPGNSGGPLLDSSGNLIGINTAIYSPSGASSGVGFSIPVDTVGGIVDQLVRFGKVTRPILGIKFAPDQSTEQLGVSGVLVLDAPPNGPAGKAGMLSTKRDNFGRLILGDIITSVNGKKVTNGSDLYRILDQCKVGETVTVEVLRGDHVQKIPVVLEPKPDET, encoded by the exons ATGGCTGCCAATCACTCACTCTTTTCCACATTCTACAGCACCTCTCCATCTTCACAAACTCTTCCTTCTTCATCCACAAAACTACTTTCCATCTCCAAAACAATCTCTCTTCACAGACCACAAACTCATCATAATATTATCTGTTCTCACCAATTACTAGTGCCACAAAGATCCCCTGTCACCAAGTTTCTTGAATCCTGCTTACTGTTTTCAACTTCAGTAGCTCTTTCTGTTTCGATATTCGCCACCAATGTCGACCCAGTTGCCGCTTTCGTTGTAGCTACTCCTAGAAAGTTGCAGACTGATGAGCTAGCTACTGTTAGACTGTTCCAGGATAACACTCCTTCTGTTGTCTACATCACTAACTTGGCCTCAAA GCAGGATGCATTTACTCTGGATGTATTGGAAGTGCCTCAAGGTTCTGGATCAGGTTTTGTTTGGGACAGAAATGGTCATGTTGTTACTAACTATCATGTTATTCGCGGGGCATCTGACCTAAG GGTAACTCTTGCTGACCAGACAACTTATGAGGCTAAAGTTGTTGGGTTTGACCAAGATAAGGATGTCGCAGTATTGCATATTGATGCACCACAAGAAAAATTAAGACCAATACCAATTGGCGTGTCGGCTGACTTGCTTGTTGGGCAAAAAGTGTTTGCTATTGGAAACCCCGTGAGTGTG TTTGGGCTTGATCACACACTTACAACTGGTGTCATTAG tgGGCTAAGGAGAGAAATCAGTTCTGCAGCAACTGGGCGTCCGATTCAAGATGTTATTCAGACAGATGCTGCAATCAACCCCGGTAACAGTGGAGGACCACTTCTTGATAGCTCGGGAAACCTTATTGGTATAAATACAGCTATATACTCTCCATCTGGTGCATCATCTGGTGTTGGTTTTTCCATTCCAGTCGATACA GTGGGGGGAATTGTTGACCAGTTGGTTCGATTTGGGAAAGTTACAAGGCCCATTTTAGGAATCAAATTTGCACCTGATCAGTCGACAGAACAACTAGGAGTCAGTGGGGTGCTAGTCTTGGATGCTCCTCCAAATGGTCCAGCAGGAAAAGCG GGCATGCTATCAACAAAACGTGACAATTTTGGCAGACTCATATTGGGTGATATTATAACATCTGTAAATGGCAAAAAGGTTACTAATGGAAGTGATTTATACAGAATTCTTGACCAATGCAAAGTGGGTGAAACT GTAACGGTTGAGGTACTGCGCGGTGACCATGTACAAAAGATACCTGTGGTACTTGAACCGAAGCCCGATGAAACATGA
- the LOC122603806 gene encoding uncharacterized protein LOC122603806 isoform X2: protein MLESSYNILFRKLALRCLFDDHFEDGRHFTTKLLLKPTDDPHVDLMATISGPLDPKAEETIIGNAVFRWQSDVDDPHTFGDLCVSTSDPILLMRACAYFPEYGIGAFGILPVLQKKRVSLEDYGVIGLRYGSSNLSVGATLMPYSLGDEFSKSAWLVSKIGRLTAGVQYDPKFETKESARYQNLKNWNYAIGYGLGTGSPLSPSFNFSLELAQNSQFIASFYQHVVVQRRVKNPLEENEVVGITNYIDFGFELQTRIDDQKASNNIQDSTFQVAASWQANKNIMLKAKAGPLGSSLCLAFKSWWKPSFTFSMSAVRDRTVGKTSYGLGLCIDNVREASYQRADPNFVMLTPNKEHLAEGIQWKTGSRPMLQANVDSGNFDGVPRELRPLGRIL from the exons ATGTTAGAGTCGTCATATAACATTTTGTTCAGGAAGCTTGCTTTGAGATGCCTTTTTGATGATCACTTTGAAGATGGCCGGCATTTTACTACTAAACTTTTGCTTAAGCCTACTGATGATCCTCATGTCGATCTAATGGCTACT ATTTCAGGTCCTCTTGACCCAAAGGCCGAGGAGACAATTATCGGCAATGCAGTATTTCGCTGGCAAAG TGATGTTGATGATCCTCACACCTTTGGTGACCTATGTGTATCTACTTCTGATCC GATCTTACTCATGAGGGCGTGTGCATACTTTCCAGAATATGGAATCGGAGCATTTGGTATATTACCTGTGCTTCAGAAGAAGAG AGTATCTTTGGAAGATTATGGGGTGATTGGTTTGAGATATGGGTCATCAAATTTGTCAGTTGGAGCCACACTTATGCCCTATTCAT TGGGAGATGAATTTTCCAAATCTGCATGGTTGGTGAGCAAGATAGGAAGGTTAACTGCTGGAGTGCAATACGATCCTAAAT ttgaaacaaagGAAAGTGCCAGATATCAGAATCTGAAGAATTGGAATTATGCAATAGGCTATGGACTTGGAACTGGCAGCCCATTGAGCCCGTCATTCAATTTCAGTCTTGAACTTGCACAGAATTCCCAG TTCATAGCTTCATTCTATCAGCATGTGGTTGTCCAAAGACGG GTGAAGAATCCACTTGAAGAGAATGAAGTAGTTGGAATTACTAATTATATAGACTTCGGATTCGAATTGCAAACAAG AATCGATGATCAAAAGGCATCAAACAACATTCAAGATTCGACCTTTCAGGTTGCTGCATCTTGGCAAGCCAATAAGAACATCATGCTCAAG GCAAAAGCAGGGCCTCTTGGCTCATCATTGTGTTTAGCTTTCAAGTCATGGTGGAAACCTTCTTTCACTTTTAGCATGTCAG CTGTAAGAGATAGAACGGTTGGAAAGACATCATACGGGCTTGGTCTTTGCATTGACAACGTTAGAGAAGCAAG TTATCAAAGGGCGGATCCAAATTTCGTAATGCTAACACCAAACAAGGAGCATTTAGCAGAAGGCATTCAATGGAAAACTGGGTCAAGGCCGATGTTGCAAGCCAATGTGGATTCCGGCAACTTTGATGGTGTCCCCAGAGAACTCAGACCCTTGGGTAGAATTTTATGA
- the LOC122603266 gene encoding phosphoglucan phosphatase LSF1, chloroplastic, whose amino-acid sequence MSLVHVISHHFSTSRSFSLDHTSIHTSFYGKRIFYNNVFSPVVNRTPKRHVVLLSSSSSKSRFKMNLNEYMVTLEKPLGIRFALSLDGNILVHSMKKGGNAEKSRIIMVGDTLKKASGSSGDGLIEIKDFSDAEKMMLEKSGLCSLVLERPFSPFPIQHLHHKSDLDVQFNRGRVPIATWNRTALTSSLRTSFEGSGNSGFVMFTPRFSTPKGWNLLINQNGQSRGRIKKNIPEEPFTQLVTIFSEEQSGDDWSHGSFPLDEYIKSLDRAKGELYYDHSLGMRYSKITDQMYVGSCIQNEADIETLANVSGVTAILNFQGGVEAENWEIDSKSINEACQQNNILMINYPIRKGDSFDMRGKLPFCVGLLLRLLKKNYCVYVTCTTGFDRSPACVIAYLHWMTDTSLHAAYNYVASLHTCHPDRPAIAWATWDLISLAENGKHDGPATHSVTFVWNGHEGENVELIGDFSNWKEPIKATHKGGPRYEAEVRLAQGKYYYKFIVNGDWRHSTSSPTERDDRGNVNNILEIGDTARVRPSIQQPKRDANIVKVIERPLTENERFMLAKAARCIAFSVCPIRLAPK is encoded by the exons ATGTCTCTGGTTCACGTCATTTCCCACCATTTTTCAACTTCCAGAAGCTTCTCATTAGATCACACATCAATCCACACTTCATTCTACGGAAAACGTATTTTTTACAACAATGTATTCTCGCCGGTGGTGAACAGAACACCAAAAAGACATGTGGTATTACTATCGTCGTCGTCGTCAAAGTCAAGGTTTAAGATGAATTTGAATGAATATATGGTGACTTTAGAGAAACCGTTAGGTATTCGTTTCGCTTTGTCTTTAGATGGCAACATTTTAGTTCATTCCATGAAGAAAGGG GGAAATGCCGAGAAATCAAGGATAATTATGGTTGGGGATACTTTGAAGAAAGCGAGTGGATCTTCTGGGGATGGACTTATTGAGATTAAGGACTTCAGTGACGCAGA GAAGATGATGTTAGAGAAATCAGGACTTTGTAGTCTTGTTCTTGAAAGACCTTTCTCCCCTTTTCCGATTCAACATCTGCATCACAAAAGTGATCTAGATGTCCAATTTAATAGAGGCCGGGTTCCTATAGCCACCTGGAACAGAACAGCATTGACATCAAGTTTGAGAACATCTTTTGAGGGCAGTGGGAATTCAGGCTTTGTCATGTTCACCCCAAGATTTTCTACTCCGAAAGGGTGGAATCTTCTGATTAACCAAAATGGACAATCTCGTGGCagaataaagaaaaacattCCAGAGGAACCGTTTACTCAACTTGTCACCATTTTCTCTGAAGAACAGTCAGGAGACGATTGGTCACATGGAAGCTTCCCACTTGATGAGTATATTAAATCATTAGATCGTGCTAAAGGAGAACTTTATTATGACCATTCTCTTGGTATGCGTTATAGCAAG ATTACGGATCAAATGTATGTAGGGTCATGTATACAAAACGAAGCTGATATAGAGACTTTAGCTAATGTTTCG GGAGTCACTGCTATTCTAAATTTCCAAGGTGGAGTTGAAGCAGAAAACTGGGAGATTGATTCAAAATCTATCAACGAGGCATGCCAACAAAATAATATTCTTATGATTAACTATCCAATAAG GAAAGGAGACTCATTTGACATGAGGGGCAAACTTCCATTCTGTGTGGGACTTCTTTTACGGTTGCTAAAAAAGAACTATTGTGTTTATGTTACTTGTACCACTGGTTTCGATCGATCTCCTGCCTGTGTAATTGCATACCTCCATTGGATGACTGATACTTCTCTTCATGCTGCCTACAACTATGTAGCTAGCTTGCATACTTGCCACCCTGACAG ACCAGCAATTGCATGGGCAACATGGGATCTCATATCTCTGGCGGAAAATGGCAAACATGATGGACCTGCAACCCACTCTGTGACATTTGTGTGGAATGGGCATGAG GGAGAGAATGTAGAATTGATTGGAGATTTTAGTAATTGGAAAGAACCAATTAAAGCTACTCACAAGGGAGGCCCAAGATATGAAGCCGAAGTTCGGCTTGCACAAGGAAA GTATTACTACAAGTTCATAGTCAATGGGGATTGGAGGCATTCAACATCCTCGCCCACTGAAAGGGATGACCGGGGAAACGTTAATAATATACTCGAGATTGGTGACACTGCAAGGGTGCGCCCTTCTATTCAACAACCAAAAAGG GATGCGAATATCGTGAAAGTGATTGAGAGACCATTGACAGAAAATGAGAGATTTATGTTAGCAAAAGCAGCTCGATGTATTGCATTCTCAGTCTGTCCTATAAGGCTGGCTCCCAAATAG
- the LOC122603806 gene encoding uncharacterized protein LOC122603806 isoform X1 has translation MGNILSWVWSTEPPPPVVLVPPLFDFPPLAARTRMLESSYNILFRKLALRCLFDDHFEDGRHFTTKLLLKPTDDPHVDLMATISGPLDPKAEETIIGNAVFRWQSDVDDPHTFGDLCVSTSDPILLMRACAYFPEYGIGAFGILPVLQKKRVSLEDYGVIGLRYGSSNLSVGATLMPYSLGDEFSKSAWLVSKIGRLTAGVQYDPKFETKESARYQNLKNWNYAIGYGLGTGSPLSPSFNFSLELAQNSQFIASFYQHVVVQRRVKNPLEENEVVGITNYIDFGFELQTRIDDQKASNNIQDSTFQVAASWQANKNIMLKAKAGPLGSSLCLAFKSWWKPSFTFSMSAVRDRTVGKTSYGLGLCIDNVREASYQRADPNFVMLTPNKEHLAEGIQWKTGSRPMLQANVDSGNFDGVPRELRPLGRIL, from the exons ATGGGTAACATATTGTCATGGGTTTGGAGCACAGAACCCCCGCCCCCAGTGGTCCTGGTGCCACCCCTCTTTGACTTTCCCCCCCTTGCCGCTCGCACCAg GATGTTAGAGTCGTCATATAACATTTTGTTCAGGAAGCTTGCTTTGAGATGCCTTTTTGATGATCACTTTGAAGATGGCCGGCATTTTACTACTAAACTTTTGCTTAAGCCTACTGATGATCCTCATGTCGATCTAATGGCTACT ATTTCAGGTCCTCTTGACCCAAAGGCCGAGGAGACAATTATCGGCAATGCAGTATTTCGCTGGCAAAG TGATGTTGATGATCCTCACACCTTTGGTGACCTATGTGTATCTACTTCTGATCC GATCTTACTCATGAGGGCGTGTGCATACTTTCCAGAATATGGAATCGGAGCATTTGGTATATTACCTGTGCTTCAGAAGAAGAG AGTATCTTTGGAAGATTATGGGGTGATTGGTTTGAGATATGGGTCATCAAATTTGTCAGTTGGAGCCACACTTATGCCCTATTCAT TGGGAGATGAATTTTCCAAATCTGCATGGTTGGTGAGCAAGATAGGAAGGTTAACTGCTGGAGTGCAATACGATCCTAAAT ttgaaacaaagGAAAGTGCCAGATATCAGAATCTGAAGAATTGGAATTATGCAATAGGCTATGGACTTGGAACTGGCAGCCCATTGAGCCCGTCATTCAATTTCAGTCTTGAACTTGCACAGAATTCCCAG TTCATAGCTTCATTCTATCAGCATGTGGTTGTCCAAAGACGG GTGAAGAATCCACTTGAAGAGAATGAAGTAGTTGGAATTACTAATTATATAGACTTCGGATTCGAATTGCAAACAAG AATCGATGATCAAAAGGCATCAAACAACATTCAAGATTCGACCTTTCAGGTTGCTGCATCTTGGCAAGCCAATAAGAACATCATGCTCAAG GCAAAAGCAGGGCCTCTTGGCTCATCATTGTGTTTAGCTTTCAAGTCATGGTGGAAACCTTCTTTCACTTTTAGCATGTCAG CTGTAAGAGATAGAACGGTTGGAAAGACATCATACGGGCTTGGTCTTTGCATTGACAACGTTAGAGAAGCAAG TTATCAAAGGGCGGATCCAAATTTCGTAATGCTAACACCAAACAAGGAGCATTTAGCAGAAGGCATTCAATGGAAAACTGGGTCAAGGCCGATGTTGCAAGCCAATGTGGATTCCGGCAACTTTGATGGTGTCCCCAGAGAACTCAGACCCTTGGGTAGAATTTTATGA
- the LOC122603446 gene encoding protease Do-like 1, chloroplastic isoform X2, with the protein MAANHSLFSTFYSTSPSSQTLPSSSTKLLSISKTISLHRPQTHHNIICSHQLLVPQRSPVTKFLESCLLFSTSVALSVSIFATNVDPVAAFVVATPRKLQTDELATVRLFQDNTPSVVYITNLASKQDAFTLDVLEVPQGSGSGFVWDRNGHVVTNYHVIRGASDLRVTLADQTTYEAKVVGFDQDKDVAVLHIDAPQEKLRPIPIGVSADLLVGQKVFAIGNPFGLDHTLTTGVISGLRREISSAATGRPIQDVIQTDAAINPGNSGGPLLDSSGNLIGINTAIYSPSGASSGVGFSIPVDTVGGIVDQLVRFGKVTRPILGIKFAPDQSTEQLGVSGVLVLDAPPNGPAGKAGMLSTKRDNFGRLILGDIITSVNGKKVTNGSDLYRILDQCKVGETVTVEVLRGDHVQKIPVVLEPKPDET; encoded by the exons ATGGCTGCCAATCACTCACTCTTTTCCACATTCTACAGCACCTCTCCATCTTCACAAACTCTTCCTTCTTCATCCACAAAACTACTTTCCATCTCCAAAACAATCTCTCTTCACAGACCACAAACTCATCATAATATTATCTGTTCTCACCAATTACTAGTGCCACAAAGATCCCCTGTCACCAAGTTTCTTGAATCCTGCTTACTGTTTTCAACTTCAGTAGCTCTTTCTGTTTCGATATTCGCCACCAATGTCGACCCAGTTGCCGCTTTCGTTGTAGCTACTCCTAGAAAGTTGCAGACTGATGAGCTAGCTACTGTTAGACTGTTCCAGGATAACACTCCTTCTGTTGTCTACATCACTAACTTGGCCTCAAA GCAGGATGCATTTACTCTGGATGTATTGGAAGTGCCTCAAGGTTCTGGATCAGGTTTTGTTTGGGACAGAAATGGTCATGTTGTTACTAACTATCATGTTATTCGCGGGGCATCTGACCTAAG GGTAACTCTTGCTGACCAGACAACTTATGAGGCTAAAGTTGTTGGGTTTGACCAAGATAAGGATGTCGCAGTATTGCATATTGATGCACCACAAGAAAAATTAAGACCAATACCAATTGGCGTGTCGGCTGACTTGCTTGTTGGGCAAAAAGTGTTTGCTATTGGAAACCCC TTTGGGCTTGATCACACACTTACAACTGGTGTCATTAG tgGGCTAAGGAGAGAAATCAGTTCTGCAGCAACTGGGCGTCCGATTCAAGATGTTATTCAGACAGATGCTGCAATCAACCCCGGTAACAGTGGAGGACCACTTCTTGATAGCTCGGGAAACCTTATTGGTATAAATACAGCTATATACTCTCCATCTGGTGCATCATCTGGTGTTGGTTTTTCCATTCCAGTCGATACA GTGGGGGGAATTGTTGACCAGTTGGTTCGATTTGGGAAAGTTACAAGGCCCATTTTAGGAATCAAATTTGCACCTGATCAGTCGACAGAACAACTAGGAGTCAGTGGGGTGCTAGTCTTGGATGCTCCTCCAAATGGTCCAGCAGGAAAAGCG GGCATGCTATCAACAAAACGTGACAATTTTGGCAGACTCATATTGGGTGATATTATAACATCTGTAAATGGCAAAAAGGTTACTAATGGAAGTGATTTATACAGAATTCTTGACCAATGCAAAGTGGGTGAAACT GTAACGGTTGAGGTACTGCGCGGTGACCATGTACAAAAGATACCTGTGGTACTTGAACCGAAGCCCGATGAAACATGA